A genomic stretch from Bradyrhizobium quebecense includes:
- a CDS encoding IS110 family transposase, translating into MEYFCGLDVGMDETAVCVVDDKGTVMLETAVVTDPDAIKAALAAYLGRLRRLGHEAGSLSPWLHAELLKLGLPAVCLETLHVRAALKAQRNKTDKADALGIAHIMRTGWFRRAHIKSEACYRLRLLLTHRRNLKRKFLDLENAIRHSLKVFGIRLNRVGRGGFAQAVREACAGDALVSELIDAMLTARAALWKQYCRLHDLVVRLVAGHALCRRFMQIPGVGPIAALSFMTAVDDPSRFRRSRDVAAYFGLTSRRWQSGSSIDVQGRISKAGDGDVRRALYEAASALLTRYKRKDKVKTWGMAIAKRTSHRKATVAVARKLAVIMHAMWVDGTFYCGDPDAAQADVSARAAAKDRKLLGAHA; encoded by the coding sequence ATGGAATACTTCTGTGGTCTGGATGTCGGCATGGACGAGACGGCCGTGTGCGTGGTGGACGACAAGGGCACGGTGATGCTGGAGACGGCGGTGGTGACCGATCCCGACGCGATCAAGGCGGCGCTTGCGGCGTATCTCGGCCGCTTGCGGCGGCTCGGCCACGAGGCGGGCTCACTGTCGCCCTGGCTGCATGCGGAGCTGCTGAAGCTCGGCCTGCCGGCGGTCTGCCTGGAGACGCTGCATGTGCGCGCGGCGCTGAAGGCGCAGCGCAACAAGACCGACAAGGCGGACGCGCTCGGCATCGCCCACATCATGCGCACCGGCTGGTTCCGGCGCGCGCATATCAAGAGTGAGGCCTGCTACCGGCTGCGGCTGCTGCTGACCCACCGGCGCAATTTGAAGCGCAAGTTCCTGGATCTGGAGAACGCGATCCGGCACTCGCTGAAGGTGTTCGGCATTCGCCTCAACCGGGTCGGGCGCGGCGGCTTTGCGCAAGCCGTGCGCGAGGCCTGCGCGGGCGATGCGCTGGTCAGCGAGCTGATCGACGCCATGCTGACCGCGCGCGCGGCGCTGTGGAAGCAGTATTGCCGGCTGCACGACCTGGTGGTCAGACTGGTCGCCGGCCATGCGCTGTGCCGGCGCTTCATGCAGATTCCCGGCGTCGGCCCGATTGCGGCGCTGAGCTTCATGACCGCGGTCGACGATCCCTCGCGCTTCAGGCGCTCGCGCGACGTCGCGGCGTATTTTGGCCTGACCTCGCGGCGCTGGCAGTCCGGCTCCTCGATCGACGTGCAGGGCCGGATCAGCAAGGCGGGCGACGGCGACGTGCGGCGGGCGCTCTATGAGGCGGCCAGTGCGCTGCTGACCCGCTACAAGCGCAAGGACAAGGTCAAGACCTGGGGCATGGCGATCGCAAAACGCACGAGCCATCGCAAGGCGACCGTTGCAGTGGCACGCAAGCTTGCCGTGATCATGCATGCGATGTGGGTCGACGGCACATTTTATTGCGGCGATCCGGACGCCGCGCAGGCGGACGTCAGCGCACGTGCCGCCGCCAAGGACCGCAAGCTGCTCGGAGCCCATGCATGA
- a CDS encoding IS110 family transposase: protein MKLYVGLDVGLEETSVCIVDSEGLTVREVKVNTEPEAIRSALEGYADRLDRVGVEASSLGIWLYRELRAAGLPIIVVEARHMRVSLSTMRNKTDRNDARGIAQMMRLGWYRAVHVKNIDMQKMRTLLTNRKLLKRKLVDLENHVRGALRAYGLLVGAVARGAYEARIRELIEHCDPVFAMSIEVMLDVRRALLEGYERLHRVLLQAVQHDPVCRRLMTVPGVGPVVALSFKVGVDDPHRFARSRTVGAHFGLTPKRHQSGTSIDFEGHISKQGDISVREALCEAAASLLLRVRKWSALRAWGLRIARRSSMLCAIAAVARKLACILHRMWVSETDFHVGFGAKIMQRLRLKPAQ, encoded by the coding sequence ATGAAACTCTATGTTGGACTGGACGTCGGCCTTGAAGAAACCAGCGTTTGCATCGTCGATAGCGAGGGTCTCACGGTTCGCGAAGTGAAGGTCAACACCGAGCCAGAGGCGATCCGCTCCGCGTTGGAGGGCTACGCGGATCGCCTCGATAGGGTGGGGGTTGAGGCGTCATCGCTAGGTATCTGGCTGTATCGCGAACTACGGGCAGCCGGCCTTCCAATCATTGTCGTGGAAGCGCGCCATATGCGCGTTTCGCTATCGACGATGCGCAACAAAACTGACCGAAATGATGCGCGCGGCATCGCGCAGATGATGCGGCTGGGCTGGTACCGCGCCGTCCATGTCAAGAATATCGACATGCAAAAAATGCGCACGTTGTTGACTAACCGGAAGCTGCTCAAGCGCAAATTGGTCGACCTCGAGAACCATGTTCGCGGGGCACTGCGGGCCTATGGATTGCTCGTCGGAGCGGTCGCCCGGGGGGCTTACGAAGCTCGGATCCGCGAGCTGATCGAGCACTGCGACCCGGTCTTTGCGATGTCCATCGAGGTTATGCTGGACGTGCGCCGCGCGCTTCTCGAGGGCTACGAACGGCTGCATCGCGTGCTGCTGCAGGCGGTCCAGCATGATCCCGTTTGCCGCCGTCTGATGACGGTTCCGGGCGTCGGTCCGGTCGTCGCCTTGTCCTTCAAAGTTGGCGTTGATGACCCTCATCGCTTTGCCCGATCACGTACGGTGGGCGCCCATTTTGGCCTGACGCCGAAGCGCCACCAATCTGGAACATCGATCGATTTTGAGGGCCATATCAGCAAACAAGGCGATATCTCCGTGCGAGAGGCGCTCTGTGAGGCGGCTGCCAGCCTGCTGCTCCGGGTCAGAAAATGGTCGGCACTGCGGGCATGGGGCCTGCGGATCGCCAGGCGGTCGAGCATGCTGTGCGCGATTGCCGCGGTGGCGCGGAAACTCGCATGCATTCTGCATCGGATGTGGGTCAGTGAGACCGATTTCCACGTCGGATTCGGTGCCAAGATCATGCAACGGCTGCGCTTAAAGCCTGCGCAATAG
- a CDS encoding S26 family signal peptidase, whose product MRIDRTRLRLQIAVLASVSAAVVAMFITSDIRAPLVIYNASGSAPLGFYYLENRLPKRGETAVIIPPPLIELMIVARGILPPSVPLVKQVTAIGGDEVCRSKEPISTIAINGQVLAEVFDKDREGRPLPAWEGCIRLVDGEFFLLQPHPYSFDSRYFGPVMRCDILGVARPLWTWNPDQ is encoded by the coding sequence ATGCGGATTGATCGTACCCGTCTGCGGCTGCAAATAGCCGTACTGGCCAGCGTTTCGGCGGCCGTCGTTGCGATGTTCATCACCTCTGATATTCGCGCGCCGCTCGTCATCTACAATGCCTCGGGCAGCGCGCCGCTTGGGTTCTATTACCTCGAGAACCGGCTCCCAAAGCGCGGCGAGACTGCGGTAATAATACCTCCGCCATTGATCGAGCTGATGATTGTCGCCCGTGGCATCCTGCCGCCGTCGGTGCCGCTGGTGAAACAGGTCACAGCCATCGGCGGCGATGAGGTTTGCCGCTCGAAGGAGCCGATCAGCACAATTGCGATCAATGGCCAGGTCTTGGCTGAGGTGTTCGACAAGGACCGCGAGGGACGGCCGCTGCCGGCTTGGGAGGGCTGCATCCGGCTGGTCGATGGCGAATTCTTCCTGCTGCAGCCGCATCCATACTCGTTCGATTCAAGGTATTTCGGGCCGGTCATGAGGTGCGATATTCTGGGCGTCGCGCGGCCATTGTGGACCTGGAATCCGGATCAATAG
- a CDS encoding helix-turn-helix domain-containing protein: MADDAKKEPEPAFLNTVEAAAWLRLTKNTLEKMRVQGTGPLYRKHGRYVRYHIEDLVDYSQANKRRSTSDAD; this comes from the coding sequence ATGGCGGACGACGCAAAGAAAGAGCCGGAACCAGCATTTCTGAATACGGTGGAAGCAGCCGCCTGGCTGCGGCTCACCAAGAACACCCTGGAGAAAATGCGGGTGCAGGGCACAGGCCCCCTTTACCGCAAGCATGGACGTTACGTCCGTTATCACATCGAAGACCTCGTCGATTACTCGCAGGCCAACAAGCGGAGGTCGACCTCCGATGCGGATTGA
- a CDS encoding DUF2285 domain-containing protein yields MPRHQPLITLNDGTRLLRLRRRFPRAEQWGLYAFADPSIVARQAPVFWHMASLRQVVRLRAAPPKHRQGLAPLTLSRFNADRVAAIGVDNIPLVLMKGRGAFVAVEIHDIAVLTQPFASVFEINGLADLNAQTELLKRLHRFTEQAATAANRQALTVDERLHHALIALDESMAGKTYRQIAITIFGEKKVAEEWQGPSQFLKDRTRRLVAKGTELMKGGYRDLLA; encoded by the coding sequence GTGCCCCGGCATCAGCCGCTTATCACCCTGAACGACGGCACGCGATTATTGCGATTGCGACGGCGCTTTCCACGCGCCGAACAATGGGGCCTTTATGCCTTCGCCGATCCTTCGATTGTGGCTCGGCAAGCTCCGGTGTTCTGGCATATGGCCTCGCTGAGGCAGGTCGTCCGGCTCCGGGCCGCGCCCCCAAAACATCGCCAAGGCCTCGCACCGCTCACGCTGTCGCGCTTCAATGCCGACCGGGTTGCGGCGATCGGCGTCGATAACATTCCGCTGGTGTTGATGAAGGGGCGAGGCGCCTTCGTTGCCGTCGAAATCCACGACATCGCGGTCCTGACACAACCCTTTGCGTCGGTGTTTGAGATCAACGGTTTGGCGGATTTGAACGCGCAAACCGAACTGCTCAAGCGCCTGCACCGCTTTACCGAGCAGGCAGCAACGGCCGCCAATAGGCAGGCATTGACGGTCGACGAACGGCTCCACCACGCGCTGATCGCGCTCGATGAGAGTATGGCCGGCAAGACCTACCGGCAGATCGCCATCACGATCTTCGGCGAGAAAAAGGTAGCCGAGGAATGGCAAGGACCGAGCCAGTTCCTGAAAGACCGCACAAGGCGGCTGGTCGCCAAGGGCACCGAATTGATGAAGGGCGGTTACCGCGATCTGCTCGCCTAG
- a CDS encoding DUF736 domain-containing protein, translating to MTAIGYVTKNENGGYKGQLKTVSIRADIDIVPNRDKSADTHPDFRVVTQGVEIGAGWIRRGENSRKDYVSLSLAAPEFGPRKLYANLGRAAGQDDDNVFAVIWNPAD from the coding sequence ATGACTGCGATCGGATACGTCACCAAGAACGAGAACGGCGGCTACAAGGGACAACTCAAGACCGTGTCGATCCGGGCCGACATCGACATCGTGCCCAACCGCGACAAGAGCGCGGACACTCACCCGGACTTCCGGGTCGTCACCCAGGGCGTCGAGATCGGCGCGGGTTGGATCCGGCGCGGGGAAAACAGCCGCAAGGACTATGTGAGCCTGTCGCTTGCGGCTCCCGAGTTCGGACCACGCAAGCTTTACGCCAACCTCGGCCGTGCCGCCGGCCAGGACGACGACAACGTCTTCGCCGTCATCTGGAATCCGGCGGACTAA
- a CDS encoding ParB/RepB/Spo0J family partition protein, with protein MDLQHIPLSNLKVAAVNVRHGRKPPDVSDILPSIRVRGVLQPLLVRPNEEGFEIIAGRRRYFAASKVAEEQGAAPETVLLPCAVTATGDDTGAMEASLIENVARQPMDELQEYEAFAKLLKQGRKVEEIAATFGVTELRVKQRLAIASLHPKIKEAFRAGTIEGEDLRLLTSATRSQQKEWVDALATEAGADGDGEGAPRGFRLKRWLFGGEQIATKVALFPLANYPGNIVTDLFGDVGYFSDHDAFWVLQNTAIAQLRDDLTGKGWQQVTVMERGSSFHDWQYDEVALEDGGHAFIEVGSNGEVEVHAGYRDRDERDADDREAQGGKATDTLERSTLAKAELTKAAENYASPRHRARRTAVAARHCAPACRRAHHRRIAAVERPPRAAARRQGSHC; from the coding sequence ATGGACCTGCAACACATTCCCTTGAGCAACCTCAAGGTAGCCGCCGTCAATGTCCGCCATGGACGCAAACCGCCCGATGTCTCCGACATCCTGCCGTCAATCCGCGTCCGCGGCGTTCTGCAGCCGCTTCTGGTGCGACCAAATGAAGAAGGCTTTGAGATCATCGCCGGGCGACGGCGATATTTCGCCGCAAGCAAGGTCGCCGAGGAACAGGGCGCAGCACCTGAAACGGTGCTGCTGCCGTGCGCCGTGACGGCCACGGGCGACGACACCGGCGCGATGGAAGCCTCCCTTATCGAAAACGTCGCCCGCCAGCCAATGGACGAACTCCAGGAATACGAGGCCTTCGCCAAACTGCTCAAGCAAGGCCGCAAGGTGGAGGAGATTGCCGCAACGTTCGGCGTGACCGAGCTTCGGGTCAAGCAGCGTCTTGCGATCGCCTCCCTCCACCCGAAAATCAAGGAAGCCTTCCGCGCAGGCACCATCGAGGGCGAAGACCTGCGCCTCCTCACATCGGCGACGAGGAGCCAGCAGAAGGAGTGGGTCGATGCATTGGCCACGGAGGCCGGTGCGGACGGCGACGGGGAGGGAGCACCACGGGGGTTTCGGCTCAAGCGCTGGCTGTTCGGAGGCGAACAGATCGCAACCAAAGTCGCGTTGTTTCCGCTTGCGAACTACCCCGGCAATATCGTCACCGATCTCTTTGGCGACGTCGGCTACTTCAGCGACCACGATGCCTTCTGGGTACTTCAGAACACAGCGATTGCGCAGTTGCGGGACGACCTGACCGGCAAAGGCTGGCAACAGGTGACGGTCATGGAAAGAGGCAGCAGTTTCCACGACTGGCAGTACGATGAAGTGGCGCTGGAAGACGGCGGCCACGCGTTCATCGAGGTCGGCTCGAACGGCGAGGTGGAGGTCCATGCCGGTTATCGCGACCGGGACGAGCGGGACGCGGACGATAGGGAAGCTCAGGGCGGAAAGGCCACCGACACGCTGGAAAGGTCCACTCTTGCCAAGGCTGAATTGACCAAGGCTGCCGAGAACTATGCATCGCCACGCCATCGTGCGCGCCGAACTGCTGTCGCGGCCCGGCATTGCGCTCCGGCTTGCCGTCGCGCACATCATCGCCGGATCGCCGCTGTGGAGCGTCCGCCCCGAGCCGCAGCGCGCCGACAAGGAAGCCATTGCTGA
- a CDS encoding metallophosphoesterase, with protein MASPEKTPSGLPTMAGWFEPGLLIKLLWRVVVSELFGQYADRRLIVAALDPVSADELVKRAKQFMPGGDNAEVWDFAPKDGAVWIDYVADLGDGFDSTYAMACLLARDELTFGQEKLPRGQLLVMGGDEVYPNASAEAYRDRLRTPYEWAYPDSNPKLLKGPPVYVLPGNHDWYDGLVQFLALFCRREHLHLGGWRSHQRRSYFALQLTETWWIWGMDSQLDDDMDQPQKDYFVAIAKGMPENSNIILCGPEPGWLYTNVPGGASLKIMDYLAWIAINHCKGVRIPLVISGDTHHYSRYEGDDGMTQFVTSGGGGAFLHPTHQLAPTIDLNRRADGIVWMKSAVKKLTLGAFKDAAGATKEACYPDRATSLDMLRGNFKFASLNRGFGIVLGVVYFLLGLIVRYLPCDVWYIAPIVLAAGFYAYTKRTEGASAKVGWVSATNGIAHSLTLIACAWVFNHFNAFFVDSSSWPRLTFLLFGTEMIGAGGVVAAELFGAYLYVSSAYLDMNHNDAFSSMRRDTHRNFIRMKIVGEELTLYPIGLTKIPARDAWAKNPTNVGPIYVTNPDLNPELIEPAVTIKAQRKPNPPIPANDPTA; from the coding sequence ATGGCCTCACCAGAAAAGACGCCGTCAGGCCTGCCGACCATGGCTGGCTGGTTTGAGCCTGGATTACTGATCAAACTGCTTTGGCGCGTCGTCGTTTCCGAACTCTTTGGCCAATACGCTGATCGGCGATTGATCGTAGCGGCGCTTGATCCGGTATCTGCCGACGAACTCGTGAAGCGTGCCAAGCAGTTTATGCCCGGCGGCGACAACGCCGAAGTCTGGGATTTTGCACCCAAGGACGGCGCTGTTTGGATTGATTATGTCGCTGATCTCGGTGACGGCTTCGACTCCACTTACGCCATGGCTTGCCTCTTGGCACGTGACGAGCTGACGTTCGGGCAGGAAAAACTGCCGCGTGGTCAGCTCCTGGTCATGGGTGGCGATGAAGTTTATCCCAACGCATCCGCCGAGGCCTACCGCGACCGGCTGCGTACACCCTATGAGTGGGCGTATCCGGACTCGAACCCAAAGCTGCTCAAGGGGCCTCCTGTCTACGTCCTTCCCGGCAATCATGATTGGTATGATGGGCTCGTTCAATTTCTGGCGCTCTTTTGTCGCCGTGAGCATCTGCATCTTGGTGGCTGGCGCTCGCATCAACGGCGCAGCTACTTCGCGCTTCAGCTGACGGAAACCTGGTGGATTTGGGGCATGGACTCCCAGCTCGACGATGACATGGATCAACCCCAGAAGGATTACTTCGTCGCGATCGCCAAAGGTATGCCGGAGAATTCCAACATCATCCTCTGCGGGCCAGAGCCGGGATGGCTCTATACCAACGTTCCTGGCGGCGCCTCGCTCAAGATCATGGACTATCTGGCCTGGATCGCGATCAACCATTGCAAGGGTGTCCGCATCCCGCTCGTGATCTCTGGCGATACCCATCACTACAGCCGCTATGAGGGGGATGACGGGATGACGCAATTCGTCACCTCGGGCGGAGGTGGGGCCTTCCTGCACCCCACCCATCAGCTAGCACCGACCATCGACCTCAATCGTCGCGCCGACGGAATTGTCTGGATGAAGTCCGCCGTTAAAAAGCTAACCTTGGGGGCATTCAAGGATGCGGCAGGAGCGACCAAAGAAGCTTGCTATCCCGATCGAGCCACTAGCCTTGATATGTTACGAGGCAATTTCAAGTTTGCCAGTCTCAACCGGGGCTTCGGCATCGTGCTCGGTGTTGTCTATTTCTTGCTTGGGCTAATCGTGAGGTATCTGCCATGCGATGTCTGGTACATCGCGCCCATAGTCCTGGCAGCCGGCTTCTATGCCTACACGAAGCGGACGGAAGGCGCGTCCGCCAAAGTCGGCTGGGTTTCTGCGACAAACGGCATAGCGCATAGTCTCACCTTGATCGCTTGCGCGTGGGTCTTCAATCATTTCAACGCATTCTTCGTCGATTCATCGTCCTGGCCGCGCTTAACCTTTCTTCTGTTCGGCACCGAAATGATCGGTGCCGGTGGCGTTGTCGCTGCTGAGCTCTTCGGCGCCTACCTGTACGTATCGTCCGCATACCTCGACATGAATCACAACGATGCGTTCAGCTCGATGCGCCGCGACACACATCGTAACTTTATAAGAATGAAGATCGTCGGGGAGGAGCTGACGCTTTATCCGATCGGCTTAACGAAAATTCCGGCGCGCGACGCCTGGGCTAAGAACCCAACCAACGTGGGTCCGATCTATGTGACGAACCCGGACTTGAATCCCGAGCTCATCGAACCCGCGGTAACGATCAAGGCGCAACGCAAGCCAAACCCGCCCATTCCGGCGAATGACCCGACAGCGTGA